A portion of the Thermosediminibacter oceani DSM 16646 genome contains these proteins:
- a CDS encoding 6-phospho-beta-glucosidase, which translates to MSHVVKKLKIAVIGGGSSYTPELIEGFIKRAPELPVSEIYLVDVEQGREKLEIVGNLAKRMLDKAGLNISVHLTLDRREAISNADFVITQFRVGGIDARIRDEKIPLKYGVIGQETTGPGGFAKALRTIPVILDICRDIEELAPDAWLINFTNPSGIITETVIKHTGVKVLGLCNVPVNMVNYVAKAYGVEMDRVYIQFAGLNHLVWGLRVYLDGEDITQKLIEQLASDENMTMKNIPGMQWDKDLLKSLGVLPCPYHRYYYMKDTMLEEEKRKATHEGTRGEVVKKVERELFELYKDPKLDEKPPQLEKRGGALYSYTACNLISSIVNDKRDIQVVNVKNSGAILDLPEDAVVETNCVIDKNGAHSLSVGRLPAKIRGLIQVVKAYEELTIEAGVNGDYNAALQALTIHPLVPSAGIAKKILDDILAENREYLPQFFK; encoded by the coding sequence TTGAGTCATGTGGTTAAAAAATTGAAGATTGCTGTCATAGGCGGCGGGTCCAGCTACACGCCCGAGCTCATAGAGGGTTTTATAAAAAGAGCTCCGGAACTTCCCGTAAGTGAAATTTACCTCGTGGATGTGGAACAGGGCAGGGAAAAACTGGAGATAGTGGGCAACCTCGCGAAGCGTATGCTTGACAAAGCAGGCCTTAATATCAGTGTCCATCTGACTCTGGATAGAAGGGAGGCCATTTCCAACGCCGACTTTGTAATAACCCAGTTCAGGGTGGGGGGCATAGACGCCCGCATCAGGGATGAGAAAATCCCTCTAAAGTACGGTGTCATCGGCCAGGAGACTACCGGGCCCGGCGGTTTTGCCAAAGCGTTAAGGACGATCCCCGTGATATTGGATATATGTAGGGATATAGAGGAGCTGGCTCCTGATGCATGGCTGATAAATTTCACAAATCCGTCGGGGATTATTACGGAAACGGTAATAAAACACACCGGCGTTAAGGTACTGGGGCTGTGCAATGTGCCCGTCAATATGGTAAACTACGTGGCAAAAGCCTACGGAGTGGAAATGGATAGAGTTTATATTCAATTTGCGGGTCTAAACCACCTGGTGTGGGGATTGCGGGTATATCTCGACGGTGAAGATATAACACAAAAATTGATAGAGCAGCTTGCTTCCGACGAGAATATGACTATGAAGAACATCCCGGGTATGCAGTGGGATAAAGATTTGCTAAAATCCCTCGGGGTGCTTCCGTGTCCCTATCACCGGTACTATTACATGAAAGACACTATGCTGGAGGAAGAAAAAAGAAAAGCTACCCATGAGGGTACTCGCGGCGAAGTGGTCAAAAAAGTCGAACGGGAGCTTTTTGAACTTTATAAGGATCCCAAGCTGGATGAAAAGCCACCGCAGCTCGAGAAAAGAGGAGGGGCCCTCTACTCCTACACTGCCTGCAACTTGATTAGTTCCATAGTAAACGACAAAAGAGATATTCAAGTAGTAAATGTAAAAAACAGCGGCGCGATTTTAGACTTACCCGAGGATGCGGTCGTTGAGACAAATTGCGTTATAGACAAAAACGGAGCCCATTCGTTGAGTGTAGGTCGCCTGCCGGCCAAGATAAGAGGGCTGATACAGGTGGTGAAGGCCTATGAAGAGTTAACCATAGAAGCAGGGGTCAACGGAGATTATAATGCAGCTCTTCAAGCCTTAACCATCCATCCTCTGGTACCGTCTGCGGGGATTGCGAAAAAAATATTGGATGATATCCTTGCCGAAAATAGGGAATATTTACCGCAGTTTTTTAAATAA
- the murQ gene encoding N-acetylmuramic acid 6-phosphate etherase: MELTKLITEQRNPYTEDIDILDTVSMLKKMNDEDKKVAFAVEKEIPRIATAVDLITNRLKNGGRLIYIGAGTSGRLGILDASECPPTFGVDPELVQGVIAGGDSAIKKAVEGAEDDEYMGRKDLQDRRLSDRDVVAGLTASGRTPYVIGGLKYAREVGALTIGICCNPESPLRDFTDILIAPVVGPEVILGSTRLKAGTAQKMVLNMISTGVMIRLGKVYSNLMVDLQATNKKLQQRARRIVKLATGVDDERIDAVLSKTEYNVKLSIFMILSGMDGEKAKKILTFHGGNIRKALESIEGVKGVESCG; this comes from the coding sequence ATGGAACTCACAAAACTCATAACAGAACAGAGAAATCCTTACACGGAAGACATCGACATACTGGATACCGTGAGCATGCTGAAAAAAATGAATGACGAGGACAAAAAAGTGGCCTTCGCTGTGGAAAAGGAGATCCCCAGGATAGCTACGGCCGTTGACCTTATAACCAATAGGCTGAAGAACGGTGGCCGGCTTATTTATATCGGGGCGGGCACCAGCGGCAGGTTGGGAATTTTGGACGCTTCCGAGTGCCCCCCGACTTTCGGCGTGGACCCGGAACTCGTGCAGGGTGTGATAGCGGGAGGTGACTCAGCCATAAAAAAAGCCGTTGAGGGAGCTGAAGACGACGAATATATGGGGAGAAAGGACCTTCAGGACAGGAGACTGTCCGACAGAGATGTGGTTGCGGGTCTGACGGCCAGCGGCAGGACACCCTACGTCATAGGTGGGTTGAAATATGCCAGAGAAGTAGGAGCGCTTACGATAGGGATATGCTGCAATCCCGAGAGCCCGTTGAGAGATTTTACCGACATACTTATCGCCCCGGTTGTAGGGCCGGAAGTTATATTGGGTTCCACCCGGTTAAAAGCCGGTACAGCCCAGAAGATGGTGCTCAACATGATTTCCACGGGTGTGATGATAAGGCTCGGCAAGGTTTACAGTAACCTTATGGTAGATTTACAGGCGACCAACAAAAAACTGCAGCAGAGGGCCAGGCGGATTGTTAAGTTGGCCACGGGCGTCGATGACGAAAGAATAGACGCCGTGCTGAGTAAAACGGAATACAATGTGAAACTTTCGATTTTCATGATACTCTCCGGAATGGACGGGGAAAAGGCAAAAAAAATCCTGACATTTCACGGCGGGAATATAAGAAAAGCCCTGGAATCAATAGAAGGTGTTAAAGGGGTTGAGTCATGTGGTTAA
- a CDS encoding GrpB family protein, protein MRKVVVTDYNPMWPAMFEAEAAKIKEIFGDELIAIHHIGSTSVPEMKAKPIIDIMPLVRDINAVDKFNDKMIELGYEPMGEFGLPGRRYFRKGGDNRTHHVHIYQFDNKAEVERHLAFRDYLREHKDAAERYGKLKEELAKRFPDDIEAYMDGKDQFVKELEQKALKWYGEKLERN, encoded by the coding sequence ATGCGGAAAGTAGTAGTCACCGATTATAATCCTATGTGGCCTGCCATGTTTGAAGCCGAAGCGGCTAAGATTAAGGAAATTTTTGGCGATGAATTGATTGCCATCCATCATATCGGCAGCACCTCGGTGCCGGAAATGAAGGCAAAGCCCATCATCGATATAATGCCTCTGGTCAGGGACATCAATGCGGTCGATAAATTTAACGATAAAATGATCGAACTCGGATATGAACCCATGGGTGAATTCGGCCTTCCCGGAAGGAGGTATTTCAGAAAGGGTGGGGATAACCGCACACATCACGTACACATATACCAGTTCGACAATAAGGCGGAAGTGGAAAGACATCTGGCATTCCGGGATTATTTACGAGAACATAAAGATGCGGCAGAAAGGTACGGAAAATTGAAAGAGGAGTTAGCAAAACGCTTCCCCGATGATATCGAGGCCTATATGGATGGTAAAGATCAATTTGTCAAGGAATTGGAACAGAAGGCGCTGAAATGGTATGGGGAAAAATTAGAAAGAAATTAA
- a CDS encoding anhydro-N-acetylmuramic acid kinase, which yields MERLYALYKKKKKKVIGLMSGTSADGIDAALVEIEGYGPETRAELLVFCNFPYDEPTRREIFHLFDVSRSTVDLVCRMNFKLGRLFGNAAIRLCELAGVDISDVDLIGSHGQTVYHIPGEATLQIGEPCVIAEITGRTVVADFRVRDVAAGGHGAPLVPYAEYLLYRSDEVNRALLNIGGIANITVLPKSCSVEDITAFDTGPGNMVIDEIVLRGTGGSMKFDKDGAVASKGKVDERLIEFLKAHPYLKQRPPKTAGREIFGGGFVEEIIRKSLDLRIGFEDLVATVTYFTAYSIARACRDFLMPNHRIDEILISGGGAYNKTLVDMIRKELKGVEIRTFEDIGLNSDAKEAVAFAVLANETIGGVCNNVPGATGAGKRVILGKIII from the coding sequence TTGGAAAGGCTCTACGCACTTTATAAAAAGAAGAAGAAAAAGGTAATCGGCCTGATGTCGGGGACTTCAGCCGATGGTATCGATGCTGCGCTTGTGGAAATTGAAGGATACGGCCCGGAAACCAGGGCAGAACTCCTGGTCTTCTGCAATTTCCCCTATGATGAGCCGACGAGGCGGGAAATATTCCATCTGTTTGATGTGAGCCGTTCAACGGTGGACCTGGTATGCAGGATGAATTTTAAGCTCGGGAGACTCTTCGGCAATGCTGCGATACGGCTGTGCGAGCTTGCGGGCGTGGATATAAGTGATGTTGATCTGATAGGGTCCCACGGGCAGACCGTCTATCACATTCCCGGAGAAGCTACGCTGCAGATAGGAGAACCCTGCGTTATCGCCGAGATTACCGGCCGGACGGTGGTCGCCGATTTCAGGGTCCGCGATGTGGCTGCCGGAGGTCATGGGGCACCGCTGGTGCCGTACGCCGAATACCTTCTTTACAGGTCCGATGAAGTCAACCGGGCTCTGCTGAATATAGGAGGAATCGCCAATATTACGGTGCTGCCGAAGAGCTGCTCGGTGGAAGATATAACGGCCTTTGACACAGGTCCCGGTAATATGGTGATAGACGAAATAGTGCTGCGAGGGACTGGAGGAAGTATGAAGTTCGATAAAGACGGGGCTGTAGCTTCGAAAGGAAAGGTAGACGAAAGACTGATTGAATTCCTCAAAGCACATCCGTACCTAAAACAGCGGCCCCCAAAAACGGCAGGTAGGGAGATCTTCGGTGGTGGTTTTGTAGAAGAGATTATTAGGAAATCTTTGGACCTGAGGATTGGATTCGAAGACCTGGTAGCTACCGTTACTTACTTTACCGCATATTCAATAGCTAGAGCTTGCAGGGATTTCCTTATGCCAAACCATCGAATAGATGAGATTTTAATAAGCGGCGGCGGGGCGTATAATAAAACGCTGGTCGATATGATTCGCAAAGAATTGAAAGGCGTTGAGATTCGTACCTTTGAAGATATCGGCCTAAATTCGGACGCCAAGGAAGCTGTGGCCTTTGCAGTACTGGCCAACGAGACGATCGGCGGGGTCTGCAACAACGTACCCGGTGCGACGGGAGCAGGAAAAAGGGTTATACTCGGGAAAATAATTATATGA
- a CDS encoding N-acetylglucosamine kinase, with protein MSYIIGVDAGGSKIEVLALDLERHSANTLIIERSGNAMSAGEDKALYNIKEAVEKVSAPVEKTGSRCLGIYVGAAGAGSKEIRRKIREVLTGLALTDAVFVDSDYRIALAGAAGRPYGVVVIAGTGSVVYGVNEAGSEVILGGWGHLIGDEGSGYYIGRRAIREAVKFYEGRGGSKRIYEEVLAHFSVKDLTEIKPILYSGGFSKDIIAGLTVRVSKLCDEGERIARQILEEAGTALSELVSCALKRFVYISDVIVSGSILLKEKLVYDTFAFELKRTCPKVKIRRPRYRATAGALILLAGELGIELDSNLLPGAETL; from the coding sequence ATGAGTTACATAATAGGTGTCGATGCAGGGGGAAGTAAAATCGAAGTACTAGCCCTTGACCTGGAAAGGCACAGTGCAAATACTCTCATTATTGAAAGGTCCGGCAATGCCATGTCGGCGGGAGAAGATAAAGCATTATACAACATAAAAGAAGCGGTGGAGAAGGTGTCGGCGCCGGTCGAAAAGACGGGCTCCCGATGCCTGGGGATATACGTGGGAGCCGCAGGAGCGGGCAGCAAGGAGATCAGGCGGAAAATCCGCGAGGTCTTGACGGGTCTTGCGCTGACGGACGCCGTATTCGTAGACAGCGATTACAGGATAGCCCTGGCAGGTGCAGCTGGAAGGCCGTACGGCGTCGTGGTGATAGCTGGTACCGGAAGCGTGGTATACGGCGTAAACGAAGCCGGTAGTGAAGTGATCCTGGGAGGCTGGGGCCATTTGATCGGAGATGAAGGCAGCGGATACTATATAGGCCGAAGGGCCATTAGGGAAGCGGTTAAATTCTATGAAGGGCGCGGAGGCTCGAAAAGGATTTACGAAGAGGTCCTGGCGCATTTTTCCGTAAAAGATCTAACGGAAATAAAGCCTATTCTGTATTCGGGAGGTTTTTCGAAAGATATCATTGCAGGCCTCACAGTCAGGGTGAGCAAACTCTGCGATGAAGGCGAAAGAATTGCTCGCCAGATCCTTGAAGAGGCGGGCACGGCTCTTTCAGAGCTTGTAAGCTGTGCTCTGAAAAGGTTCGTGTATATTTCCGATGTTATTGTATCCGGCAGCATCCTGTTAAAGGAAAAGCTGGTATACGATACTTTCGCTTTTGAGCTAAAGCGCACGTGTCCAAAGGTAAAAATACGCCGCCCCAGATATAGGGCTACTGCGGGGGCTCTTATCCTCCTTGCCGGGGAATTGGGTATAGAGTTGGATTCGAATTTGCTGCCGGGGGCGGAAACATTATAG